One Paraglaciecola mesophila genomic region harbors:
- the nusA gene encoding transcription termination factor NusA has protein sequence MNKEILLVAEAVSNEKQVPREKIFEALEFAIASATKKKTEGEIEVRVSIDRVTGDFDTFRRWMVIADDQKQENPFAEMTLSAAQIDEPDIQLGEYVEDQIESIKFDRITTQTAKQVIVQKVREAERAQVMAEYEERVGDLITGTVKKVNRDNIIIDLGNNAEGVIYRDDMLPRETFRPGDRVRGLLYVIRPEARGAQLFISRTHPDMLVELFRLEVPEIAEETLEIKAAARDPGSRAKIAVKTNDKRLDPVGACVGMRGSRVQAVSSELSGERVDIVLWDDNPAQFVINAMAPAEVASIVVDEDNHTMDVAVESDNLAQAIGRSGQNVRLAAQLTGWELNVMTVEDLNAKHEEENSKVLAVFVNGLDIDEEFAAVLVDEGFSTLEEIAYVPINELLEIDGLDEDIVEDLRSRARAALTTQALANEETLEASEPKEELLSLAGMERHVAYTLASRGITDLEALAEQGVDEISDIEELDEEKAGQLIMAARNIVWFNEE, from the coding sequence ATGAATAAAGAAATTTTGTTAGTGGCGGAAGCCGTTTCAAATGAAAAACAAGTTCCAAGAGAAAAAATCTTTGAAGCGTTAGAGTTCGCCATTGCAAGTGCTACTAAAAAGAAAACTGAAGGCGAGATTGAAGTTCGAGTATCTATCGACCGCGTTACAGGTGATTTCGATACATTCCGTCGTTGGATGGTTATCGCTGATGATCAAAAGCAAGAGAATCCATTTGCTGAAATGACCTTGTCTGCAGCTCAAATTGACGAGCCAGATATTCAATTAGGTGAATATGTTGAAGATCAAATCGAGTCCATTAAATTTGACCGTATAACGACGCAAACGGCTAAGCAAGTCATCGTACAAAAGGTACGTGAAGCTGAGCGCGCTCAAGTGATGGCAGAATACGAAGAACGTGTTGGTGATTTAATTACCGGTACAGTCAAAAAGGTTAACCGCGATAATATTATTATCGATTTAGGTAATAATGCTGAAGGCGTTATTTACCGCGATGACATGCTACCTCGAGAAACTTTCCGTCCAGGTGACCGTGTTCGTGGTTTACTTTACGTTATTCGACCTGAAGCGCGCGGAGCACAGTTATTTATTAGCCGTACTCACCCAGACATGTTGGTCGAGCTGTTCAGACTGGAAGTGCCTGAAATTGCTGAAGAAACATTAGAAATCAAAGCTGCGGCTCGCGATCCTGGTTCACGAGCTAAAATCGCAGTGAAAACCAATGACAAACGCTTGGACCCAGTGGGGGCATGTGTTGGTATGCGGGGCTCACGAGTTCAAGCGGTAAGCAGTGAGCTAAGCGGTGAGCGCGTTGATATCGTGCTGTGGGACGACAACCCAGCACAGTTTGTTATCAATGCTATGGCACCAGCTGAAGTGGCATCAATTGTAGTTGATGAAGATAACCACACTATGGATGTTGCGGTTGAGTCTGACAACTTAGCACAAGCAATTGGCCGTAGTGGTCAAAACGTACGTTTAGCCGCTCAGCTTACGGGCTGGGAGTTGAACGTGATGACAGTTGAAGACTTAAATGCCAAACACGAAGAAGAAAATTCTAAAGTACTGGCTGTTTTCGTCAATGGTCTTGATATTGACGAAGAATTCGCCGCGGTATTGGTTGATGAAGGTTTCTCTACGCTTGAAGAAATTGCTTATGTACCCATTAATGAGCTACTTGAAATTGACGGCCTTGATGAAGACATCGTTGAAGATTTACGTAGCAGAGCGCGCGCAGCATTAACCACGCAAGCGTTAGCCAACGAAGAGACATTGGAAGCCTCTGAACCAAAAGAAGAGCTATTAAGTTTAGCCGGTATGGAACGCCATGTTGCCTATACATTGGCAAGTCGCGGTATTACCGATCTTGAAGCGCTAGCGGAGCAAGGCGTAGACGAGATCAGCGATATTGAAGAACTAGACGAAGAAAAAGCGGGCCAATTAATCATGGCT
- the rimP gene encoding ribosome maturation factor RimP, producing MSQLEQKLTEMLTAPVEALGFEMVGIEFVRAGKHSTMRVYIDHPDGITVDHCAEVSHQVSAVLDVEDPINTEYNLEVSSPGMERPLFKLQHYIDSVGEVVTLRLKMPMGDRRNFKGKLLSEADGMLTIEVDNQEFVLAFANIEKGNVVPTFD from the coding sequence TTGTCACAACTAGAACAGAAATTAACTGAAATGTTGACCGCACCTGTCGAAGCCCTTGGTTTTGAGATGGTGGGGATTGAATTTGTTCGCGCAGGAAAACACTCAACCATGCGCGTTTACATTGATCACCCCGATGGTATTACGGTGGATCATTGCGCAGAGGTAAGCCACCAAGTAAGTGCTGTGCTTGACGTGGAAGACCCTATTAATACCGAATACAACTTAGAAGTGTCCTCACCGGGCATGGAACGTCCCTTATTTAAGTTACAGCATTATATTGATTCAGTGGGTGAAGTCGTCACATTACGATTGAAAATGCCAATGGGAGACAGACGTAATTTCAAAGGTAAATTATTGTCTGAAGCTGATGGCATGCTAACTATTGAAGTCGATAACCAAGAATTTGTATTGGCCTTTGCCAATATTGAAAAAGGCAATGTTGTTCCAACGTTTGATTGA